The Syntrophorhabdales bacterium genome includes the window AAAAGCCGATCACGATGTTGATTTCGTTTGATCCCGGCAGCACAACGGATATCCTCGGGAGGGCCATAGGCATGACTTCTGAGAGATACCTCAACACGCATTTTATTTATGAAAACAGGGGCGGCGGAGGAGGAACAGTAGCCTTGGGCGTTCTCTCAGCGGCAAAACCGGACGGTTATACCATATCTGTGATTCCGAGCGATTCGGTAGTTTACACGCCGCTTATGCAAAAGGTACCCTTCAAGCCGTTAAAGAGTTTCACGCCTATCATCGGTTTTTCCGCCGCTCCGCATACGGCCCTCATCGTGAGGCCTGATGCGCCCTGGAAGAGCTTTCGCGAGTTAGTCGACTACGCAAAGAAGAACCCACGAAAGATACACTACAGTTCGGCCGGTGTGGGAACGGGTATGCATCTGGCCATGGAGTACGTTGGCAATAAAGAGGGCATACAGTGGGTGCACATCCCTTATAAATCGGCGGCCGCCGCAAGAACGGCTTTAATGGGCGGACATGTAGAGGCCTGTTCGGCCGGGGCAGAGTTTGTGCCCTTTGCAAGGCAGGGACTCGTAAGAGTGCTCGTTACACATGGAGAAAAGAGATCACCCGCTTTTCCTGACGTGCCCACCATGAAAGAACTGGGCTACGACTTTGTTAAGGAAACGATACATTCGGTGGTGGGGCCGGCTTCGCTTCCCCCTGATGTACTGAAAAGATTGGAGACAGGGCTCACGAAAGGCGCAGAGACTCCAGAATTTATTGCGATCCGTGACAAGCTCGATTGTCTGCCGGGTTACATGAATAGCGCCGATTACGACCGATACCTGAAAGATCTTTGGGTCCGAACGGAGAAGACGTTTAAGGATGCAGGGATTATAAAGGAGCCTGCTACACAGCCGTATTAAAAATTAACCATCAACCACTTCGCTTCGTGCGAAGTCTGGGAAAAAGCGCTAATGCACTTTTCTCTTCGACGGATGCCCTCTTCTTTGCATTAAAGCCGGCAAAGCGCGCAACACCGTCAACCTTCGCAGCTATAATAGGGCTAGTCGCAAAGGGGTAGTCTGTGCCGAAGAGTATATGGTCAGTATCGATCAACGCGTGGAGAGAGGGCAAGTTGTACGGGCTGGCTGCACCCGCGGTATCGTAGTACAAACGCTTGAGGTAGTAATAGAAGCCTTTCGGGGCTTTTTCAGCCGCTCCCTGCCACCGCCGTGCCCCCTCTTCTATACGAGTGGCCAGATACGGGATCGTTCCCCCGCCGTGAGAAAAGATGAATCGGATATCCGGATAGCGTTCCAATGTACCGCCGTAAATGAGATTGGTTATGGCACGGGTTGTTTCGAAAGGAGCCTCGAGTAGAGAGTGCGAACACGGAAACGGGTTCTTTCCAAGCGGATCGCCCGGGTGCACATGCACCACGGCTTTCCTGCGGTTCAGCTCTTTATACATAGCTTCGAACGCGCTATCCCCGAGATATGTGCCTTTACAGTTTGTCAACAGCCCGATACCGTCAAGCTTGAGGGTGTCGAGCGCGTACGCGATTTCAGTTAAAACTCCCTCTACGTCATTTAGTCCGGGCAAGGCTGCAAAAGCGCCGAACCTGCGGGGATGATCGTGGATCAGTTCAGCTGCGATGTCGTTGCATCTGCGGGCGAGCCTGCGTGAAAATCTGCCATTGCCGACGAAGGCCGCCGGGCTCGTGAAGGAGGTGACTGCCGTCTGGATGCCGTGCCGGTCCATCATGCCGAGTGTCTTTTCTGTTGTCCATTCGGGAAAGCTCACCCCCAATGCAGTAGCGATACCCACATCAGCCAGCGCCTTCACATACTCGGACGGGATAAAGTGGTGGTGGACATCGATCCGGTGCGGTGCGGCCGATTCTGACTGTGATCCTTTTTTCTTTTTCAACTGACGCCCCCCTTGTTGTTCTGGTAGGACCTACTCGCTCCAACTGCGCGAACCGTACTGATTACTGCTTGCTGCTCACTCGTCTTCTAGCACGCCGCTTTTACATACTTCAACCGCACGTCGTAGAGCACAGTATCAATTAGTTTTTCCTCCTCCGCATTGAGATTGCCTTTTGTCTTCTCTTTGAGGAGTTCAATGACGCTGATGGTCTGC containing:
- a CDS encoding amidohydrolase family protein; translated protein: MKKKKGSQSESAAPHRIDVHHHFIPSEYVKALADVGIATALGVSFPEWTTEKTLGMMDRHGIQTAVTSFTSPAAFVGNGRFSRRLARRCNDIAAELIHDHPRRFGAFAALPGLNDVEGVLTEIAYALDTLKLDGIGLLTNCKGTYLGDSAFEAMYKELNRRKAVVHVHPGDPLGKNPFPCSHSLLEAPFETTRAITNLIYGGTLERYPDIRFIFSHGGGTIPYLATRIEEGARRWQGAAEKAPKGFYYYLKRLYYDTAGAASPYNLPSLHALIDTDHILFGTDYPFATSPIIAAKVDGVARFAGFNAKKRASVEEKSALALFPRLRTKRSG
- a CDS encoding tripartite tricarboxylate transporter substrate binding protein, whose amino-acid sequence is KPITMLISFDPGSTTDILGRAIGMTSERYLNTHFIYENRGGGGGTVALGVLSAAKPDGYTISVIPSDSVVYTPLMQKVPFKPLKSFTPIIGFSAAPHTALIVRPDAPWKSFRELVDYAKKNPRKIHYSSAGVGTGMHLAMEYVGNKEGIQWVHIPYKSAAAARTALMGGHVEACSAGAEFVPFARQGLVRVLVTHGEKRSPAFPDVPTMKELGYDFVKETIHSVVGPASLPPDVLKRLETGLTKGAETPEFIAIRDKLDCLPGYMNSADYDRYLKDLWVRTEKTFKDAGIIKEPATQPY